A window of Macrotis lagotis isolate mMagLag1 chromosome X, bilby.v1.9.chrom.fasta, whole genome shotgun sequence contains these coding sequences:
- the CXH8orf90 gene encoding uncharacterized protein C8orf90 homolog isoform X1: MASPCSGDPGPGRLPPPPATPGVTGPAAPQEPPFPDIYGGDAQLWEAHFRGIGRAYRALGKEDDFAIRVLTEDFTLPFPYAWPPGPDPARGPLFYDPQDRMGFDFLLRPGAPPPALLRPLHATAQAFLRKRRLEQLALSYANSGNGAAPHPGVVLLAPAPAPGTNKFPTPGLPDGKGARMGPPMV, from the exons ATGGCCTCTCCCTGTTCTGGAGACCCTGGCCCTGGCCGGCTGCCCCCACCTCCCGCCACTCCGGGTGTGACAG GTCCTGCTGCCCCCCAAGAACCCCCGTTCCCGGACATTTATGGTGGTGATGCCCAGCTCTGGGAGGCTCACTTCCGTGGCATTGGTCGGGCCTACCGGGCCCTGGGCAAGGAGGATGACTTCGCCATCCGGGTTCTGACTGAGGACTTTACACTCCCTTTCCCTTACGCCTGGCCACCTGGACCTGACCCTGCCCGGGGTCCCCTCTTCTATGACCCCCAAGACAGGATGGGCTTTGACTTCCTTCTACGACCTGGGGCACCCCCACCTGCCTTGCTCCGTCCTCTCCATGCAACAGCACAAGCCTTCCTCCGAAAGCGTCGACTGGAACAGCTGGCCTTGAGCTATGCCAATTCAGGCAACGGTGCTGCCCCACACCCTGGGGTGGTCCTCCTGGCCCCAGCCCCAGCTCCAGGGACCAATAAATTTCCTACTCCAGGACTCCCAGATGGGAAAGGGGCCAGGATGGGGCCACCGATGGTCTGA
- the CXH8orf90 gene encoding uncharacterized protein C8orf90 homolog isoform X2 translates to MSTFSRAFWRQHPCGPAAPQEPPFPDIYGGDAQLWEAHFRGIGRAYRALGKEDDFAIRVLTEDFTLPFPYAWPPGPDPARGPLFYDPQDRMGFDFLLRPGAPPPALLRPLHATAQAFLRKRRLEQLALSYANSGNGAAPHPGVVLLAPAPAPGTNKFPTPGLPDGKGARMGPPMV, encoded by the exons ATGTCTACATTTTCAAGGGCCTTCTGGAGACAACATCCTtgtg GTCCTGCTGCCCCCCAAGAACCCCCGTTCCCGGACATTTATGGTGGTGATGCCCAGCTCTGGGAGGCTCACTTCCGTGGCATTGGTCGGGCCTACCGGGCCCTGGGCAAGGAGGATGACTTCGCCATCCGGGTTCTGACTGAGGACTTTACACTCCCTTTCCCTTACGCCTGGCCACCTGGACCTGACCCTGCCCGGGGTCCCCTCTTCTATGACCCCCAAGACAGGATGGGCTTTGACTTCCTTCTACGACCTGGGGCACCCCCACCTGCCTTGCTCCGTCCTCTCCATGCAACAGCACAAGCCTTCCTCCGAAAGCGTCGACTGGAACAGCTGGCCTTGAGCTATGCCAATTCAGGCAACGGTGCTGCCCCACACCCTGGGGTGGTCCTCCTGGCCCCAGCCCCAGCTCCAGGGACCAATAAATTTCCTACTCCAGGACTCCCAGATGGGAAAGGGGCCAGGATGGGGCCACCGATGGTCTGA